The Plasmodium brasilianum strain Bolivian I chromosome 14, whole genome shotgun sequence genome contains a region encoding:
- a CDS encoding arginine--tRNA ligase, translating to MECLIKKLKDLFQNSIQKCFPSISEEVVVTYANAKFGHFQCNNALNIYKKHGKSLNLENAQKVSQLIIENISEHFFEEINSSAQGFITVKVSKEYIEKSLLKLFKNNKVDIRVNINEVIDGNIGSYGNVLVDFSSPNIAKEMHVGHLRSTIIGDSICRIFEFLNVNTKRINHIGDWGTQFGMIINYIISKYPNFKDNMPDLSNLTALYQESKKLYDSDKEFEKSSKEYAIKLQNNNEDCKFIWKKLCESSIKEFDKIYKILEINIEYIGESFYISMISDVLDMLKKKNILTNIGEALCYQSENFKFPLFLQKTNGGYGYDSTDVTGIYYRLKKLNCDSIIYVTDNGQLSHFEILFDLAKKAGWTHNDTKLIHVGFGLVLNSDNKKFKTRSGTTVKLINLINEGTERAKKDLLERIKIKSEEEKNYFEGVDIDKLSEALCVSAIKYFDIKQHRNTDYKFSYDSMLNVKGNTGLYIIYAYSRICSIFRKSNKNVDELSKDELNLVNQYEINLGLHIIKFPDVFYFVLKNMLIHKLAEYTYDLTTIFTAFYENCKVLNSENENSRLLLCHVTKSLLHICLELLGMKAIEKL from the exons ATGGAATGCTTAATCAAGAAACTCAAGGATTTATTTCAGAACTCAATTCAGAAATGTTTTCCATCAATTAGTGAAGAAGTGGTTGTCACCTATGCCAACGCAAAGTTTGGACATTTTCagt GTAACAATGCcctaaatatatacaaaaagcATGGAAAGAGTTTAAATTTAGAAAACGCTCAAAAAGTATCACAACttataatagaaaatataagtgAACATTTTTTCGAGGAAATAAATTCGTCTGCACAAGGTTTCATAACAGTAAAGGTatcaaaagaatatatagaaaaatcgttattaaaattatttaagaatAACAAAGTAGATATAAGAGTAAATATAAACGAGGTTATAGATGGAAATATTGGAAGTTATGGAAATGTGTTGGTTGATTTTTCTTCTCCAAATATAGCCAAAGAAATGCATGTAGGTCATTTAAGATCAACTATAATAGGTGATAGTATATGTAGAATTTTCGAgtttttaaatgttaataCGAAAAGAATAAATCATATTGGTGATTGGGGAACACAATTTGGaatgataataaattatataatttcaaaGTACCCAAATTTTAAAGACAACATGCCAGATTTAAGTAATTTAACTGCCCTGTATCAGGAatccaaaaaattatatgattcTGATAAGGAATTTGAAAAAAGTTCTAAAGAGTATGctataaaattacaaaataataatgaagattgtaaatttatatggaaaaaattatgtgaaAGTAGCATAAAAgaatttgataaaatatataaaatattagaaattaATATAGAATACATTGGTgaatcattttatatatctatgaTATCAGATGTTTTGGATATgctaaaaaagaaaaatatactaaCGAACATTGGAGAAGCATTATGTTATCAAtctgaaaattttaaattccctttatttttacaaaaaacaaaCGGTGGGTATGGTTATGATTCCACAGATGTTACaggtatatattatagattgaaaaaattaaactgtGATTCTATTATCTATGTCACAGATAATGGACAATTATCTCATTTcgaaatattatttgatcTAGCCAAAAAAGCTGGTTGGACACATAATGATACCAAATTAATACATGTTGGCTTTGGTTTGGTTTTAAATAGCGATaataagaaatttaaaacaaGAAGTGGAACAACTGTTAAGTTAATTAATCTGATTAATGAAGGCACAGAAAGAGCAAAGAAGGACTTATTagaaagaattaaaataaaaagcgaggaagaaaaaaactaTTTTGAAG gtgTAGATATAGACAAACTGAGTGAAGCGCTATGTGTTAGTGCAATAAAATACTTTGATATTAAGCAGCACAGAAATACCGATTACAAATTTTCATACGATAGTATGCTAAATGTGAAAG GTAATACTGgattgtatattatttatgcgTATTCACGCATATGTTCCATTTTTagaaaatcaaataaaaatgtagatGAGTTATCCAAAG ATGAGTTAAATTTAGTTAACCagtatgaaataaatttaggACTACATATTATAAAGTTTCCcgatgttttttattttgtcctAAAAAATATGCTAATTCACaa GCTGGCTGAATACACGTATGACTTAACGACAATATTTACAGCgttttatgaaaattgtaAAGTTTTAAACAGTGAGAACGAGAATTCAAGACTGCTTTTATGCCATGTAACAAAATCATTGCTACAC ATTTGCCTGGAATTGTTGGGTATGAAGgcaatagaaa
- a CDS encoding hypothetical protein (conserved Plasmodium protein): protein MHKNKKTSVIVSKKLQEKVIEGKKYDSKIHNDVMKLINNEIVLDYSTNQKVNSKYILNKYLSIITRLMKENLNLKKKIETIKLENGRKDDTIIKYENELRKKNDIINKLPNKLGIHMLNKNINVYDNAKTDEVNTTFTEYNNIQKIGDDNTGNIIITENSSTDKELNQNEVSSHIYLNNNFVCENKMAQNNPVINHIGNNTIIQNEVNFLKKKAEKESSLLKRENSFENKIGTAYIHGEKINYNNKYTDVNKHDVINTQKMYVLNEMKTSTNTSDTENISLGNKKTKRKEKPMFVNNGSSFFLNKMNTSNYNDKCIEEFNYLLNVANTGNVSSMDRVSFVDKVSSMDGVGSIDKVSSVNGVGSIDKVSSMNRVRSVDDIEYDQQFENIRKLEKYVKNCEEEYKNILSKNSFIGKQSSSSNIVQRESNVSKHVIDEKRNLLNSLEIYDNLSEPNNINVTRNSSEQGEKKKENDKRNGNKNDALINRQITQVDYKEEKKQGDEGDFNICHRNKKSLYISISDETDKDNIYTINKSNLTVLYNKNDKIPNNDLHGDNNSCDNYNLTHLNSSEKRNTNDLEDENYEDLENIMSTILKLRKKG from the coding sequence atgcataagaataaaaagacAAGTGTGATAGTTAGTAAAAAACTCCAAGAAAAGGTTATAGAGGGTAAGAAGTATGATAGTAAAATACACAACGATGTtatgaaattaataaataatgaaatagtTCTTGATTATAGTACTAATCAAAAGGtaaatagtaaatatattttaaacaaatatttaagcATAATAACCCGTCTGATGAAAGagaatttaaatttaaaaaaaaaaatagaaacgATTAAGTTAGAAAATGGTAGAAAAGACGAtactataattaaatatgaaaatgaattaagaaaaaaaaatgatattatcAACAAGTTACCAAATAAATTGGGAATAcatatgttaaataaaaatataaatgtatatgataACGCTAAAACGGATGAAGTTAATACTACCTTTACAGAATACAAtaacatacaaaaaatagGAGATGATAATACAGgcaatataattataacagaGAACAGTTCAACAGATAAAGAGCTGAACCAAAACGAGGTTTCTTCACACATTTAcctaaataataattttgtatgcGAAAATAAAATGGCGCAAAATAATCCCGTTATTAATCACATTGGAAATAACACTATTATACAAAATGaggtaaattttttaaaaaaaaaagcagaaaAGGAAAGTAGTCTATTAAAAAGAGAGAATTCGTTTGAAAATAAGATTGGAACTGCATACATTCAtggtgaaaaaataaattataataataaatatacagatGTAAACAAACATGATGTTATTAATAcacaaaaaatgtatgtattgaATGAAATGAAAACGTCAACAAATACTAGTGATACGGAGAACATATCATTAgggaacaaaaaaacaaaaagaaaagaaaaacccATGTTTGTGAACAACGGTTCAAgcttttttctaaataaaatgaacacatcaaattataatgataaatGCATTGAAGAATTTAATTATCTCTTAAACGTGGCCAATACTGGTAATGTTAGCAGCATGGACAGGGTTAGCTTCGTTGACAAGGTTAGTAGCATGGATGGAGTTGGAAGCATTGACAAGGTTAGCAGCGTGAACGGGGTTGGAAGCATTGACAAGGTTAGCAGCATGAACAGGGTTAGAAGCGTTGATGATATTGAATATGATCAacaatttgaaaatattagaaaattaGAAAAGTATGTTAAGAATTGTgaagaagaatataaaaatatactttccaaaaattcttttattgGTAAGCAATCAAGTAGTTCCAACATAGTTCAAAGAGAATCGAATGTATCGAAACATGTTATAGATGAGAAAAGAAATCTTCTCAACAGTCtagaaatatatgataatttatCAGAACCAAACAACATAAATGTTACAAGAAATAGCTCTGAacaaggagaaaaaaaaaaagaaaacgacaaaagaaatggaaataaaaacgACGCACTAATAAATAGACAAATTACTCAAGTTGATTacaaagaagagaaaaaacaGGGAGACGAAGGCGACTTTAATATATGTCATAGAAACAAgaaaagtttatatataagcatttCGGACGAGACGGACAAggacaatatatatacaatcaATAAAAGTAACCTTACAGTCCTATATAACAAAAACGACAAAATACCAAATAATGATCTTCATGGTGATAATAATTCCTgtgataattataatttaacacATTTGAATTCTTccgaaaaaagaaatacaaaCGATCTGGAAgatgaaaattatgaagatctagaaaatattatgtcTACTATATTGAAACTtcgaaaaaaaggataa
- a CDS encoding WD repeat-containing protein produces MKKEFAEYNKKFFRNIQFIYDFLDKIGMKSSLEELKKESKINYVKEYDKYIFEDATNYNSDDETNSNDCLNDNLSDELDIDYSFFIHTIDKMHNSILCKAIDNFESTLKQKNKSNININEDEKKDNICSEYNNFYLNNDYFPCCNKKEHSIKVGDNEIEKKKEEYNNCNEDNLEKENRNIQIYDKKNDKEGRSKENNNTIFNDSCVLRKIGEKVKDISALSRNNMKLPLDLNTKLHMDVTVTPHIDVEKKSSNEVKLTKEKRSINNFPYKFENENNSDMNNKKVKNCNLNDTKCRSNTNEDSTKQNSTEDIKKKSKLLKNETHNWDKYFTYEREISKKLKVKYINNAVDNKNEANNGEDISLEAASNILVIKYIDIYNMDTCKNMRFENIIFFKIFLPILILVGYADGNVKLFLTLYEKGDNENNLEECVHLCKELYSVSLGSPIMFIDINYKDDIFIVSTMHGDVYICHINMNNISMLIKYIELKNSIDEIKNNIKGDQIYISIMKTLKYHNKYSIKCLFNDDYAFFCSIANDKNLIIYEKIVNKIEESVTYEKKKVIGLPEIPTSVLWVKENNDNYGNSNSNGSNIYNNKETIVVSMLNSNNILFINSKTFNIENKIYLFDSTEKYNILNLEYNKNKNILVICTDTSIIFVYSLIKKTIIRKIYGCVLNSLSFPTLEVDINGNNIYVTSEDSTNGSHILIFDIKSGNIIDVINNGYKIRCFQLLKSYICPFSNETNSNNIEENKKSLLILGSFDKKIHFYSN; encoded by the coding sequence atgaaaaaagagtTTGCGGAATATAACAAGAAATTCTTCCGTaatattcaatttatttaCGATTTTTTGGATAAAATTGGAATGAAAAGTAGTTTGGAagaattgaaaaaagaaagtaaaataaattatgtaaaggAATATGATAAGTATATTTTCGAGGATGCTACAAATTACAATTCAGATGATGAAACTAATAGTAACGATTGTTTAAATGACAATTTAAGTGATGAATTAGATATAGattatagtttttttattcatactATTGATAAAATGcataattctattttatgCAAAGCCATTGATAACTTTGAAAGTacattaaaacaaaaaaataagagtaatataaacattaatgaagatgaaaagaaagataatatatgtagtgaatataacaatttttatttaaacaatGATTATTTTCCGTGTTGCAATAAAAAAGAGCATTCAATTAAGGTAGGTGATAatgaaatagaaaagaaaaaagaagagtatAATAACTGTAATGAAGAcaatttagaaaaagaaaacaggaacatacaaatatatgataaaaaaaatgataaggaAGGGAGGAGTAAGGAAAATAACAATACTATATTTAATGATTCATGtgtattaagaaaaataggTGAAAAGGTGAAAGATATATCTGCACTGAGTAGAAATAATATGAAGCTGCCTTTAGATTTAAATACAAAGCTTCATATGGACGTAACTGTTACACCTCATATAgatgtagaaaaaaaatcttcTAATGAAGTGAAACTaactaaagaaaaaaggagtattaataattttccttataaatttgaaaatgaaaataatagtgATATGAATAAcaagaaagtaaaaaattgtaatttgAATGACACAAAATGTAGAAGCAACACAAATGAGGATagtacaaaacaaaatagtacagaagacataaaaaaaaaaagtaaattattaaagAACGAAACTCATAATTGggataaatattttacttatgaAAGAGAAATTTCTAAAAAGttaaaagttaaatatattaacaatgcAGTTGATAATAAGAATGAAGCTAATAATGGAGAAGATATTTCTTTAGAAGCAGcatcaaatatattagttattaaatacatagatatatacaatatgGATACTTGCAAAAACATGCGATTcgaaaacattattttttttaaaatttttttgccAATATTGATTTTAGTAGGCTATGCAGATGGTAATGTGAAACTTTTTCTAACTCTTTATGAAAAGGGggataatgaaaataatttagaagAATGTGTCCACTTAtgtaaagaattatatagcGTATCCTTAGGCTCACCAATAATGTTTATAGATATTAATTACAAGGacgatatatttattgtatcaACTATGCATGGggatgtttatatatgtcatataaatatgaacaacatatctatgttaataaaatatattgaattaaaaaactcaattgatgaaataaaaaataatataaaaggagatcaaatatatattagtataatGAAAACgttaaaatatcataataaatattcaataaagtgtttatttaatgatgattatgcttttttttgttcaatagctaatgataaaaatttaattatttatgaaaaaattgtaaataaaatagaagaatctgttacatatgaaaaaaaaaaagttataggACTACCTGAGATACCAACAAGTGTTTTATgggtaaaagaaaataacgATAACTACGGAAATAGTAACAGCAATGgtagtaatatttataataataaagaaaccATAGTTGTTAGTATGCTAAATAGcaataatatactttttataaatagtaaaacgttcaatatagaaaataaaatatatttatttgattcAACAGAAAAGTATAACATCTTGAATTtagaatataacaaaaataaaaatatattagttatATGTACAGATACCtctataatatttgtttattcattaatcaaaaaaacaattataagaaaaatatacgGGTGTGTATTAAACTCACTCTCTTTTCCAACTTTAGAGGTAGATATAAATGgcaataatatttatgtcaCATCCGAAGATAGCACAAATGGCTCTCATATTCtaatttttgatataaaaaGTGGAAATATTATAgatgttataaataatggTTACAAAATAAGGTGTTTTCAACtattaaaaagttatatatgtCCATTCTCTAACGAAACCAACTCAAATAAtattgaagaaaataaaaaatcattacTTATTTTAGGATCATTtgacaaaaaaatacatttttactcAAACTGA
- a CDS encoding secreted ookinete protein: protein MLFRVFKIWYLLLNFYYKTQIKCDIDNLSLPECDVAIDSAICISNGQKILLPEAKPYGISAHINFDSITAVDSTGNRNHALGNFFASTGFGSVGNSALFRKNYIYIPHSDEFFKSVDFTYTFFIYLLEDEISVKNNTDEKFCPIIHKGIIKDKIQESSPAIMINAKTGRIKIVLSTSSSTNSAGEEFLSNFKLKRHQWYHISVVRHINHVRLFVDGILDSSFLTEGITKTNDFPIYIGGAPYSVDSCDFPFLLDELKIYNLSIGIDHIQSEAALTLNGLEPSFIYFGCFHCDINSAILSCPNNYHLCNKIELYIGVYNVMRKFSLNINNIILPYSPENHIGIGVCCADI from the exons atgttatttcgtgtttttaaaatatggtatttattgttaaatttttattataaaacacAAATTAAATGTGACATTGATAATCTTAGTCTTCCCGAATGCGACGTGGCAATTGATTCAGCTATTTGCATTAGTAATGggcaaaaaatattattgccCGAAGCAAAGCCATACg GAATATCtgcacatataaattttgacAGCATAACAGCAGTTGATTCTACGGGTAATAGAAATCATGCACTTGGAAATTTTTTTGCATCCACCGGATTTGGAAGTGTTGGAAATTCTGCCTTGTTcagaaaaaattacatatatataccccATTCGGACGAATTTTTCAAAAGTGTAGATTTCACTTAcaccttttttatatatttgttggAAGACGAGATTTCTGT aaaaaataatacagaTGAAAAATTTTGCCCCATAATCCACAAG GGTATCATAAAAGACAAGATTCAGGAATCTTCCCCAGCCATAATGATAAACGCAAAA ACTGGAAGGATAAAAATCGTTTTAAGTACTTCGTCTAGTACGAATTCAG cTGGTGAAGAATTTCTGAgcaattttaaattaaagcGTCATCAATGGTATCACATTTCAG TTGTCAGACACATTAATCACGTAAGACTGTTTGTTGACGGAATTCTGGATTCAAGTTTTTTGACTGAAG GAATAACTAAAACTAATGACTttcctatatatatagggGGTGCACCTTACTCAGTAGATTCATGTGATTTCCCATTTTTGCTTGATGAACTAAAAATTTACAACTTAAGCATAGGGATTGATCATATTCAGAGTGAAGCAGCATTAACCTTAAATGGATTAGAACcgtcttttatttattttggtTGTTTTCATTGTGATATTAATAGTGCTATTTTATCATGCCCtaataattatcatttatgtaataagattgaattatatataggtGTTTATAATGTTATGAggaaattttctttaaatataaataatatcattttacCGTATTCCCCCGAAAATCACATTGGAATAGGTGTATGTTGTGCTGATATATAA